The Geobacillus genomosp. 3 genome segment GGCAAGCGCACTCACGAGCATGATGAGTGTCGATTTCGGCAAATGGAAGTTCGTCACGAGCCCGTCAATACCTTTAAATTCGTAACCCGGGTAAATGAAAATATCCGTCCAGCCGCTCTCAGCGGCAAACCGGCCGCCATGCCGACCGGCGATCGTCTCAAGCGTCCTCGTGGATGTCGTCCCGACGGCGATAATGCGACCGCCGTTTGCGCGTACACGGTTCAATATCGCCGCTGTTTCCTCGCCCATTTGGTAAAACTCAGCGTGCATATCGTGTTTCTCAACGTCATCCACTTGGACCGGCCGGAATGTGCCGAGCCCGACATGAAGCGTAATAAAGGCGATATGTACCCCTTTTTGGCGGATGTCCTCGAGCAGCTCCTCGGTAAAATGAAGGCCGGCCGTTGGTGCCGCCGCCGAGCCAATTTCGCGGGCGTACACCGTCTGATAACGCTCCGGGTTGTCGAGCTTTTCCTTAATATACGGCGGCAGCGGCATCTCACCAAGCTCGGCCAACACTTCATAAAACAATCCTTCATACGAAAACTCAAGCACCCGGCCGCCGTGCTCAAGCGTATCAAGACAGACGGCTTGAAGTTTCCCGCCGCCAAACGTGAGCTTTGTTCCCGGCTTGACCCGTTTGCCCGGCTTAACAAGCGTCTCCCAACGGTCACCGTCCAGCTGCTTTAAAAGCAGCACTTCGATCATCCCGCCCGTTTCCGCTTTTTCCCCATACAGACGCGCCGGCATGACGCGAGTATCGTTTAAGACGAGGCAATCGCCCGGATTCAAGTACGAAATAATGTTGCGAAATGTTTCATGGCGAATGGCGCCCGTTTGTTTATCCAGCACCATAAGCCTTGACGCCGCCCGGTCTGGGAGCGGCGTTTGTGCAATAAGCTCTTCTGGCAAATGAAAATCAAACAAGTCGACTTTCATCAAATTCTCCTTTCTTTAGCGAAATCGCCCGAGCACATAAAAAATCAAAGATAACACGACACTTAGCACGATCGATGTCACGATCGGAAAATAAAATGTCATATTTCCTTTGCGAATGACGATATCCCCCGGCAAGCGGCCGAGTTTGACAAACTGCATGACAAACCCGACAATGATAAGCACAGCGCCAATTGTCATAATCAACTTCGGCAAGCTGTTCACCGCTTCGGAACCTCCATTTCGAAATGGGCATACGCCGCCGGCGTAGCGACACGCCCGCGCGGCGTCCGTTGCAACAAGCCGATTTGCAGCAAATACGGCTCATACACTTCCTCAATCGTTTGCGCTTCTTCCCCGACCACAGCGGCTATCGTTTCAAGCCCGACCGGACCGCCGGCAAATTTTTCAATAATCGCCAAAAGCAGCTTATGGTCAATGTGATCAAGCCCGAGCCGGTCAACTTGCAGCCGCTCAAGCGCCTCAACGGCGAGCGGCAGCGTAATTTCGCCGTCCCCGCGCACTTGGGCAAAATCGCGGACACGGCGGAGCAGCCGGTTGGCAATGCGCGGCGTGCCGCGCGCCCGACGAGCCAGCTCAAGCGCCGCCTCATCGTTGATTATAATATGCAAAATGGCGGCCGCCCGCTCAACAATTTGCGCCAATTGGTCCACTTGGTAATATTCGAGCCGGCTGATGACGCCAAACCGGTCGCGCAGCGGCGCGGATAGCGCCCCGGCTCTTGTTGTCGCCCCGACAAGCGTAAACGGCGGCAAATCAAGGCGGAGCGAACGCGCTTCTGGCCCTTTGCCGATCATAATGTCCAAACAGTAATCTTCCATCGCCGGGTACAGCACTTCTTCAACCGTTCGCGGCAATCGATGGATTTCGTCAATAAACAGCACATCCCCAGGCTCAAGCGATGTCAAAAGCGCCGCCAAATCACCGGGCCGCTCGAGCGCCGGCCCGGATGTCGTCCGCAGCCTGACCCCCATTTCATTCGCAATCACGGCGGCGAGCGTCGTTTTTCCAAGTCCCGGCGGTCCATACAGCAAGACGTGGTCAAGCGTCTCCTCGCGCAGCTTGGCCGCTTCAATAAACACTCGCAAGTTTTCTTTCACCTTATCTTGCCCGATATATTCATGCAAATATTGCGGGCGCAAGTTTGGTTCGAACGCCGCCTCGCCACCTAAAGCGGCGCCGGATACAAGCCGTTCGTCCACCGTCGTCCCTCCCCTTTGGCCGATTGCCGGCCACCCTTTATTTCAACAACAGCGCCAGCGCCCGTTTTATGTACTGTTCCGTCGACATCGTTTCTTCGCGGAGCGCCGGAATAATTTTCTCGATTTCCCGTTCCGCATAACCGAGCGCCTTGAGCGCAACGACCGCCTCGGCAAGTTCCCCGGAAATGGGGGCGGCCGGGCGCGGGGCCGAAAACACTGTAAGCTTTCCTTTTAAATCTAAAATCATTTGCCGGGCCGTCTTTTTCCCAACCCCTGGAAACTTGCATAAAAACGCCTCATTTTCTTCCTCGATCGCCTGCACGAGCTCATCCGGACGGCCGGCCGCCAAAATGGCGAGCCCCCCTTTCGGTCCGATGCCGGACACTTGGAGCAGTTTCGCGAACAAGTTCCGCTCTTCACGCGTTAGAAATCCGTATAAGGCGTGCACATCTTCACGCACGTATTCGTATGTATACACTGTCACCGTCGCGGCGCGACTCTCGCGAAAGACAAACGGGTTCGGAGTCAAAATTTCGTAGCCGATGCCATGGTGGTCGATCACAACATATTCGGGACAGACGTAATCGACATACCCGCGGATAAACTCGATCAATGCGTACTCCTCTCCTTTTCTCGTCCTTTCATTGTATCATACGATTTCATTATAGCAAAAACAAATCCCGTGATGCGCTTCACACCACGGGATTCCATTTTATTGCACAATCGCAAAATGGCGATACATTCTGATCACTTGTTCATATTGCTCTTTCGAGAGGACGCGAATTCCTTTCTTTAGTTTTTCTTGCTGGCGGCTTTCGAGTTTTTGCACGTCGATTTGGAAAAACGACTGAATAATTTCACTCGAGCGGCCCGGCTTGCCGTTAAAAATGGACAACGTGCCATCGTCTGTAATCCCGAAATAACCATTTGTTTTGAGCAACGGAGAAATATCGTTAACCGTTTTGCGAAAAACAATCGTTCGGTCATCAAGGGTAATAAGCTGCCAGTCGCGGTATTTTTTCCATATTTCTGTTAACGAAAAGACCGTTTCCGTTCGTTTCTCCTCGCTGATCTCTCCGTCTAAATATTGCTGTTGCAG includes the following:
- the queA gene encoding tRNA preQ1(34) S-adenosylmethionine ribosyltransferase-isomerase QueA, which encodes MKVDLFDFHLPEELIAQTPLPDRAASRLMVLDKQTGAIRHETFRNIISYLNPGDCLVLNDTRVMPARLYGEKAETGGMIEVLLLKQLDGDRWETLVKPGKRVKPGTKLTFGGGKLQAVCLDTLEHGGRVLEFSYEGLFYEVLAELGEMPLPPYIKEKLDNPERYQTVYAREIGSAAAPTAGLHFTEELLEDIRQKGVHIAFITLHVGLGTFRPVQVDDVEKHDMHAEFYQMGEETAAILNRVRANGGRIIAVGTTSTRTLETIAGRHGGRFAAESGWTDIFIYPGYEFKGIDGLVTNFHLPKSTLIMLVSALAGREHILHAYETAVKERYRFFSFGDAMLII
- a CDS encoding DUF2905 domain-containing protein produces the protein MNSLPKLIMTIGAVLIIVGFVMQFVKLGRLPGDIVIRKGNMTFYFPIVTSIVLSVVLSLIFYVLGRFR
- the ruvB gene encoding Holliday junction branch migration DNA helicase RuvB, giving the protein MDERLVSGAALGGEAAFEPNLRPQYLHEYIGQDKVKENLRVFIEAAKLREETLDHVLLYGPPGLGKTTLAAVIANEMGVRLRTTSGPALERPGDLAALLTSLEPGDVLFIDEIHRLPRTVEEVLYPAMEDYCLDIMIGKGPEARSLRLDLPPFTLVGATTRAGALSAPLRDRFGVISRLEYYQVDQLAQIVERAAAILHIIINDEAALELARRARGTPRIANRLLRRVRDFAQVRGDGEITLPLAVEALERLQVDRLGLDHIDHKLLLAIIEKFAGGPVGLETIAAVVGEEAQTIEEVYEPYLLQIGLLQRTPRGRVATPAAYAHFEMEVPKR
- the ruvA gene encoding Holliday junction branch migration protein RuvA yields the protein MIEFIRGYVDYVCPEYVVIDHHGIGYEILTPNPFVFRESRAATVTVYTYEYVREDVHALYGFLTREERNLFAKLLQVSGIGPKGGLAILAAGRPDELVQAIEEENEAFLCKFPGVGKKTARQMILDLKGKLTVFSAPRPAAPISGELAEAVVALKALGYAEREIEKIIPALREETMSTEQYIKRALALLLK
- a CDS encoding intercompartmental signaling factor BofC produces the protein MRILSIMLLIAAVVLPTHQTFAEPAPVNMTIVLQQQYLDGEISEEKRTETVFSLTEIWKKYRDWQLITLDDRTIVFRKTVNDISPLLKTNGYFGITDDGTLSIFNGKPGRSSEIIQSFFQIDVQKLESRQQEKLKKGIRVLSKEQYEQVIRMYRHFAIVQ